One Chiloscyllium plagiosum isolate BGI_BamShark_2017 chromosome 12, ASM401019v2, whole genome shotgun sequence DNA window includes the following coding sequences:
- the LOC122554907 gene encoding angiotensin-converting enzyme 2-like gives MVTIYSTGIVCDPAEPSHCMELEPGLTVLMAESKDYNERLWAWEGWRVNVGKRLRPLYEGYATLKNKAARLNGYEDYGDYWRGNYETDDIGVYAYSRNDLLKDVDRLLEEIMPLYKELHAYVRAKLRDTFGPERISSTGCLPAHLLGDMWGRFWGNLYPWSIPYPDQEDIDVTSEMMKQGWDPKQMFQRADTFFQSLSLQPMNQNFWKYSMIEKPTDGRKVVCHPTAWDMGNRVDFRIKMCTKVNMEDFLTVHHEMGHIQYDMEYANLPYLLRDGANEGFHEGVGEIMSLSAATPKYLKSLGLLSSSFIETNEIDINFLLKQALTIVGTLPFTYMMEQWRWEMFRGNIPKDQWMKKYWEMK, from the exons atggtcacgatctacagcacaggaatagtCTGCGATCCAGCTGAACCCAGTCACTGCATGGAATTGGAGCCAG GGTTGACCGTTCTGATGGCCGAGAGCAAGGATTACAACGAGAGGCTCTGGGCCTGGGAAGGTTGGCGAGTGAACGTGGGCAAAAGACTCCGGCCACTCTATGAGGGATACGCaactttgaagaacaaagcagccaGATTGAATG GTTACGAAGACTATGGCGATTATTGGCGAGGAAACTACGAAACCGATGACATTGGGGTGTACGCCTACAGTCGGAATGATCTCCTGAAAGATGTGGATAGGCTACTTGAAGAG ATAATGCCCCTGTACAAGGAACTGCATGCGTATGTGAGAGCAAAACTCCGAGATACCTTTGGGCCAGAACGTATCAGCTCTACAGGATGTCTCCCCGCTCACTTACTGG GTGACATGTGGGGAAGATTTTGGGGAAACCTGTATCCTTGGTCAATTCCATACCCAGACCAGGAAGACATCGATGTGACATCTGAAATGATGAAACAG GGATGGGATCCGAAACAAATGTTTCAGAGGGCAGATACCTTCTTTCAATCATTGAGCCTTCAGCCTATGAATCAGAACTTCTGGAAGTATTCCATGATTGAGAAGCCTACTGATGGCCGTAAAGTTGTCTGTCATCCAACGGCGTGGGATATGGGCAACAGAGTGGATTTCAG gaTTAAAATGTGCACCAAAGTGAACATGGAAGACTTCCTAACTGTCCACCATGAAATGGGTCACATACAGTACGACATGGAGTACGCTAACCTACCCTACTTATTACGCGATGGGGCCAATGAAGGCTTCCATGAGGGTGTTGGGGAGATCATGTCACTCTCAGCAGCAACTCCCAAATATCTGAAATCACTGGGTCTTCTTTCCAGTTCTTTCATTGAAACAAATG AGATTGACATCAACTTCCTGTTGAAGCAAGCACTGACTATTGTGGGTACCCTGCCTTTCACATACATGATGGAGCAGTGGCGTTGGGAAATGTTCCGAGGAAACATACCCAAAGATCAGTGGATGAAAAAGTATTGGGAAATGAAGTAA